Genomic window (Eremothecium sinecaudum strain ATCC 58844 chromosome VI, complete sequence):
TAGGAATTTTTGAACTGTAGACAAGGGAAGAGGCTCGATTATATCAGCCGTGTTCTTTAATTGATTTTGAATTGGTTCGGTGTCAAGATCCATTTCACTATCATCTGGAACAGTAGCATAATCTTGGAATATTCTTTTGATAGCACAAGTTCCAGCGGCAGTTGCCAACGCCTTCAAGTCAGCACCGACAAAACCGGGAGTAAGCTTTGCTAACTTTACGAAATCAATATTTCCGTCAATTTTTAATCTTGATGtcaacttcttcaatataTGGATTCTAGATGTCTCATTTGGAACATTTAGGCATATTTCCCTATCAAATCTTCCAGCACGACGTAAAGCAGCGTCTAGAGCGTCTGGTCTATTGGTTGCACCGATGACAATAATAGGTTTACCACCAGTCTTTTCAAATGATAGCTCATCCATAGAGGTCAGCAATTGAGCAACGATTCTCCTTTCCATTTCCCTCTGTGCGCCTCCGTCTCTTTTAGGAGTGATGGcatcaatttcatcaaaGAAGACAAGGCATGGAGCTAATGAttttgcttcttcaaatagTTCACGTATCTTCTTTTCACTCTCGCCTGACATTCCACTTACTACAGATGGTGCAGAAATCGATATGAACGGGACCTGTAGCTCACCAGCAAGTGCGTTTGCAATGGAGGTCTTACCACACCCAGGCGGACCATGTAATAATATGCCACGTGGCGGTTCAACACCGGTCGATGCAAATATTTCCGGATGAAGTATAGGAAGCCCTACTACTTCCATTAGCTGGGCAACTACGTCTTCCATACCACCTAATGATGAGAGGTCTGCTGTTGGAGGAGACCTATCTTCGTACATTTTTTGCCTCTTGGTCTTACCACTAGCTTCCTTCGTTGGTCTCTTTTTGGCAGAGTTCTTTTTGGATTCTTTCTCGATGGAACCATCTGTGTCAATCGTATTTGGAGTTGGTGGTGCACTAGAAACTTGCCAATTCTTCGTAATACTCCTGTTCATATCATTTGTATCCACCGCAATCATCTCGTTTGCTCCAACTTCTACGGAAGGAGATTCTAGCTCTTCCGGGTGAGCAATATCGCCTAACTCATTCTTTTCATCCTCAATAACTTGCTTCAAAACTCGATCTACAGTTCTCTCTAATATCACTTTCTTCACTCTTTGTAGAGATAAATCTTTACTCTGAACATAACCCATAACTTCATTAAACTGCAAGTCACAAGCCAAAGAGATATCAGAAAATGCATCTTCACTTTTATCACTGCAAGTGGCAGTATTTTGTTCTCTATTCCGCTGTTTCGCTAATGATTTCTCATCTAACATTCGGTATATCAAGTCTGAAACCTTATTATCAAGGGATTGGATCAGTGAAACCTTTTTACCACTTCCCTTGAACTTCACCATCCTTATTTATAATCAGATTAGATTTTATTATTCCCTCTGTGAGCTCTTTAATTTAGCAGAATTAGCTAAATATGCGATGAGCTACTTGCCTTAAGAACAATGTAAAATTAATTTTTCATCTATCGCTCTAAACGTCGCAGCTTTCCCACCCGCTGAGAGTATAAAACATAGCTACTTATATAATAGCTATTAGGCGCCTTTCAGTAGTCTTCTATCGATTAGCTTTTAACTGAATCGCCAGATTAATAGGCATATTGTCAGTTTTTTTGTTGCACTGTTGATTCTAATCCTAAATACTATGATCAGCGATACTTTAAAACCAATAGTTAAAACCAATAAAGCAATAATTACATCACAGTATGCTCTTTATAAAAATGCTGGCCCATATTTATTACCGAATGACTTTAATGAGATTCCGCAAAATTTACAGATAAAGATATTATACAGGAGGTTCTTTAGGTTACGTCCATTTGTTTCCACTAAGGAAATGATACAGTCTAGTTACACTAATTACATTCGAAACAAGTTTAGAGAGAATTATGCTTTAAAACGTAAGATCGCATTGGGTATTGACGAGCCTCCTTCTATAGATAAAGATATCAATTCTGGGGTGAAAACTTTGGCATTTGTTACTAAGGCTGTTTCTTTAGTCGATACGAAGAACAATAATGGAATTTTAGAGGATAATGCAATATGCCATAAGTTACTGAAAAACATTTTGTCAGTTGAATACCATCGCAGTGTTCAATTCAAGTTGCCGCGTGAGTATCAAATACTTAGGATAAGCTATGAATATCTGAATAGTAATTTTAAGAGGTTGGAATATAAATCATTGAGAAATAACGACATATCCATTATACAGTTGAACGAACTACTTGGAACTAGGCTATAAAGTAGCATACCCATATGAATACTGCTGGATGCAAACATTTGGGAGTTGGGTTAACTTCTTACTTTCGGCTGTGGGGGGTGAATGGATACTTTTTGTCGGACCTACTATCCAAGAGTTGATGAAGGTTTTGTCCATGATGGTAACATTTAGCTTTTTGAGATAGTCACGAAGGATATCTAGAGCATAAGTGACTGATTTATTCCCTTCCTTATATGTGAACCTTATCAACTGCTGGGAAGTTGTAACTATGATATCCATCGCTAAAAATGGGACTATTATAGAGTTGCAGAGATCCACAGTGTCAACAAGGGTGTTAGTAATAGTGATTTCTAACTCCTCGCCAAATGATTCAGACAATTTTCTGCCAGCAATAGTAGCTTGATTGTCATTTCCCCGTATTTCCAATAGAAATCCTTCTTTGGGCTCAAGAAATGGGAACATAATATACGTTGATGTGCGTCGCTCTATAATGCCAATATTATCTGCAAGAGATAACTTATCATTCTCATTATGATGCAACAGATATCTATACTGACCTGGTGTTAGTTTTAGCTGCACTTTCGGTTGCATTTCGCTGTATTCCTGGGCCAATTGGTTTAGTTCCTCCTTGGCTGGGATAATTTCATTACGATTCTTTGATGGGCATCTTATTACCACGTTGTCATATCTAATATGAGCTAGTTTATTTTGAGGGAGCTGGAAACTGTTTGAAAATTGTATGAAAACATTATGCTTCCTCATAATAGTTTGGATGACGGAACCGCCCGTCCCAATAACGGGTCTATGATATGCTTCAGGTATAAAAAAAGATGTTTCGGAAGGCAACTCATCCGAAACCAGCTTCTGGCCTATAATCGCATTTTTGATGTCACTAGCAAACATTGTTAAAATCATGTTACCATTGCCATTCTGTAGGTCTAAATTAATATTGACATTGGTAGTATCCATAATACGCGAAATTTTACCATTCTTCTTTCCTGAAATAAAATCTTTGTACGAAGGGTCTAATTCAACAAAATACTTTACCTGTACTGGATTCGATTGCATGTTCTTAGAGACCCAGTCGAGGACTCGCTCTAGTTTAGCTGTGCCTCCAATAAAAACAAAGTTCTGCATATCGTTTTCAACCAACAAAGTGATATTACACTTTAAGCTTAAATCTAGTAGCGCTTCGGGGATTGGCTTCTCGATAGTATTGTAGTCTCCATCATGGAAAATTAACTGTAACTCTGAGACATCGGACAAGATTTCCATAGTGAAGACCTTTTTTACCTGCTCTAACAAATGTGTCGACGAAGATTGGAATTCAACCTCCTCTTTTCCTGTATTTAAAAAGATGAAGGTTTGGTATTTCATCATTAAGTGATTCAATTCCTTTGAATAATTAGAAGAAATATATTTCAATTTAACTTGTGAGACATTTTGGAGTGTTGAATAGTATAGCTCCCCATCAATTGACCTTATCATATTGTTCAAAATAGTCTTAGCCTGTAGTACTAGTGCATGGACAGATCCTGCCAAGAACACTTGTGGTGCTGTGCTTGGCGTACCAGATATGTTTGGTAAAAATACTTTGGTCTGAAAACTGGTCGAAATATTCTTCAGGTTCAACGATTGTACTCCTGCTATCATTGGGATAAAAGATATCGACTGCAAATCAACAAATTCAACAACGTTACCTTCATGCATCTGCAATAGCACCGTTAGTTGCACGTGAGCAGTGTTCAATGTATTTTTCTCTCCAATCAAGTAACCATAAGAAATAGGCTTCTGCTCACTCATTTTAATAGGGTATATCTTAGTCTTCGATACAACAAAATCAACTCCGCGAAGCTCTTCAGATTCAAATAACTCCGTCAATTGCTTATTTAAAGTAGGGGTCATTGCAGTATCCACTGGAACACAGATCCCAGATATAGACGTCAATTCTTTCTCATCGAAATGATCCCTTTTCAACAAGTAATGGTATTCAATGATATTTTCCTTACTGATCTCTCTTTTTGCTAGATATTGTTCTTCTGTTGGAAGCTTAAAGATAGCATCCCCTGCTTCGTCAAATTTCCTCCAGTTGTTTTGTGTGTAGAACACAGCTTGGAATGGTTTACGGAAGACTTTTGTTCTTAAAGGAATATATTGCTCCATTAAATCCTAAATCTTACTGTGAACTATTACCCTAAGTACTCAATGTCCTTTACACCCTTCTAACAGCGCCTTTTTGTTGCTATGTTTACGTTCATGAAGGCGTTTTTGTTTTCGGGAAGTGGCGGGCGGTTAGCCGTTGATTTTCACATAGAACATTAAACACTACAAGAAAAGATTAAAATAAGCAGGTAATTGTAGTAAAAATAACGGCTATTTTGAGTAGAAGCATTGTCTAAATCACCTACGGTGTTTCTGGCCTAGAAATTTCAGTACTGGCCGATATGTGTTCTGTCTATAAAGCGTTCTAGAGAAGGGACACCTAACATCCTGACACCACAGCTAACGGTATGCCTAAACAAGTCAGATTGGGACTTCAACTGCTAATTCAAATGAGCATCATAAATAGGTTGCAAAGAAAAGACATAATAGGCTTCAAGGAACCTTTTTAATAGCTTATTATAATGGCAAAGCGTGGCAGAAAGCCTTTAAACAGGGGATGGCGATTACAGCAGCAAAATGGAGTTCACGGACATGGACAGAGTCAGCCAATTTTACACCAACAGAAATATGAACGTTTAAGACCACAGAGATTGGATCCGGAGCAAATTGGAAGCTCAGTACATGATGAGAGTGATACTATATCGTTTCGAAACCATCTTTTGGAAAACTATATTTTAGCATCTGAATGGATTGATGTATTAACAACTCAGGCCGTGCCAATAAGCAGGGTGAAGAAACCAAATATATATCCTGAAGAACTAAGGCTTCAACACTTAGAAGAGCAGCTGCGAATGCGTCGTGAGCAGCTCACGTTACTGGAAAAGAAAGTGGAACAACTGGACACAGAACTGGACACATCATCTCAATCGGTCGTACTGAAAGAATGCATACATAAACTAGACCAGGATATTTTTTGTGCTGAGACTGTAGATGATATCCAGAAGAAGTTTGAGACGCATTTTGGGGTCACCATTAGGGCCGGTGCAGTGATTATGCATCGAGATAAGTTTAAGTTTCCATCTCAAGTTGGAAACAAGGCTCCTGACAACTACTGGACTGAGGTCTATCCGCAGATACTGGATCGCAACCTACAAGAAGAGCGGGAGAAGCTAGAGCTTGAGCAACTGGAGAAAGAACGTCTTCAGCAAGAGGAAGATCTGCATCAGCAGCAACTCGAGGAGGAAGAAAGAAAGCGAAAGCAACAAGAGGAGGAGGAACGGCAGCTATTACTACAGTCAGAAGCAGCCGCTGTGACTGTGACTGCCACAGCCGCTGCATCAGATCAACAGACTGGAGATGCCCAACAAGGAAGCGAGATGCTCGACGAGATGTTTAACGACATAGGCACTGAACCTTTCAATACGGGATTCGACGACGCCTTTGGAGATTTCGACAACGCTTTCTTCTaaaaaagaagaaataCGTTTATATAATCGGGTAGGTAATCCTATTGCCTTACGAATTATACCCTCATGTTAGACGTATATATAGCATGTTTCGTCGTAATCCCCTTCTGGGTGGGTGAAACATAAACAAATTTAGCAAATAATGACTTTTCAAGATGGCATATGGGTTGTTGGTTACGGCTCATTAATCTTTAAGCCTCCGCCGCATTACACTCATCGTGTACCAGGAACTATCCAAAACTACAAAAGGCGCATGTGGCAAAGTAGCACTGACCACAGGGGCACATGCGACACTCCAGGCAGAGTTGCTACTTTAGTCCCATGCCCTAAAAGTATCACCATTGTTGTAGCGTACTTTATCCCCGCAAAATATGCTAAGCTCGTCAAAGAATATCTTGACTTCCGTGAAAAAGAGGGTTACATATTGCATAGTGTTGATGTTCATCTATCACCTAGTGAATCTCAGAAGCTCGAGCTAGAGCAAAGTTTTGCTAAGTTACCTGTAGATCCTTTAACATGTCGACCCATTGTTCAATCGATGGTTTACATAGGTGTTGAAGGAAACTCATCATATGTGGGACCAGAAGACATAGACCTTACTGCCAGTGTAGTGTCTAAAGCTGTAGGTCCCAGTGGTGATAATTACGAGTATTTGAAGCTATTGTACCAATCGCTAGAAGAGATAGCGACCAGTATGAATGCCGCGTTGCACGAAGTTGAAGACGAGTACTTAAAATCACTGTTTCTGGCAACTGAATTAAAGATTAACCAAAGTTTCGGCACCAAGGATTTGATTATCGCTCAGCCATCGTAGACTTGCTAAGACTAAGACCTAACACCAGCTATGGTCAATAACCTCTTAAAACTATACGTATGTCATTATGTACGTTGTAACGTTTTATATTGAAGTTGTGGCAAAGGGGCCACTTATCAAGCAGAACTTTATTCTTTATAAACACTAAGGCGCAGTTGTAAGGATTGGTTGAGGAATTCCATCTTTGATACGGGTTCATATCTGCTTGTTGCTGCTATAAAGAACAAAGTTACGTTCTATTCAAATTTAACTCTAAAGGAATCAAGAATTACTTTAACTTACTGCAACAATGGATGAAGATTACGACGTTATTGTTTTAGGTACTGGATTAACTGAATGTATTCTATCAGGATTATTATCTGTTGAAGGTAAAAAGGTGTTGCATATTGATAGGCAGGACCATTATGGAGGAGAATCAGCATCTGTTACACTTTCCCAGTTATATTCGAAGTTTAAGCAAAACTCACTGTCAAAAGAAGAGATAGAGAAAAAGTTTGGTCGTGACAGAGATTGGAATGTTGATTTGATTCCGAAGTTTTTGATGGCGAATGGAGAATTGACTAATATTTTAGTTCACACAGACGTTACTAGATATGTTCAGTTTAAGCAAGTAAGTGGCTCTTACGTGTATAATAAGGGCAAGGTTTACAAAGTTCCTGCAAATGAGTTTGAGGCGATTTCATCACCATTAATGGGTATCTTCGAGAAGAGAAGAATGAAGAAGTTTTTAGAGTGGATTGGCGATTATAACAAAGACGATGTGAAAACTCACCAAGGATTGGATTTGGATCGAAATACTATGGAAGAGGTTTACTACAAGTTTGGTTTGGGTAACAGTACCAAAGACTTCATTGGACATGCTATGGCGTTGTGGACGAATGATAATTACTTGCATCAACCAGCAAGACAGACTTTTGAGAGAATTGTCTTGTACGTTCAAAGTGTTGCGCGTTACGGCAAATCCCCCTATCTATACCCACTATACGGCTTGGGAGAACTTCCACAAGGGTTTACGAGATTGTCAGCTGTTTTTGGGGGCACATATATGTTGAATACCCCAGTCGAAAAGGTGCTCTACGACGATGACGGTAAGTTTACTGGAATTGTAACCAAAGAGGGCAAAGCTAATGCTCCATTAGTGATTGCAGACCCTACATATTTCCCTGAAAAGTGTAAATCCACAGGTCAGAAGGTTATTAGAGCCATCTGCATCTTGAATCACCCTGTTGCTAACACTTCTAATGCTGATTCCTGTCAAATAATTATCCCTCAATCCCAAGTTGGGAGAAAGAATGACATCTATATTGCGGTCGTATCTGACGCTCATAATGTTGCTTCTAAGGGCTATTACTTGGCTATTATATCCACAATTATTGAAACAGACAAGCCACACATCGAATTAGAACCGGCTTTTAAAATTCTTGGTACAATTGAAGAACGTTTTATGGGCATTGCAGAAATTTTTGAGCCAAAAGAGGATGGCTCTAAGGATAATATCTATTTGTCCAAGTCTTATGATGCCTCCTCTCATTTTGAGTCAATGAATGATGATGTAAAGGATGTGTACTTCAGAGTCACTGGTCAACCATTGGTCTTAAAGAAGAGAGCAGACGTGGAAGCTGAACAATAGATAACCGTTAAAACGAAGACTAAAATTTAAAAGAATTCATCTGCGCCGAATCAGACTAAATGTGCTTTTTGTAACTCTTTTACTAATAGGCGTCTCTATATTATATCTTAGCACGTAGTTATATACTGGTACTTCCATTTACTTTTTTCCGATACCGAAATATATGTTTGTTAGCATTTGATTGTTCCGTTTTATTATAGCAACCTCTAAAGTCATCCATCCTTGGAAAAGTTGGAAGTAAAAAAGTTGGAACTATCcttcaaaaaaaaaactacaaTCATACTATCATACAAGTAATAAAGTGACTATGCTATTCTTTTCATTCTTTAAAACGTTAGTGGACCAGGAGGTCACTGTGGAGGTATGTTTTAGCTTTTCTTTTGTTATTTACCACTTGTCATTCTCTCATTACTAACGCTTTACTTATAACAGCTGAAAAACGACATAGAACTGAAGGGAACCCTGAAATCAGTTGACCAGTTCCTGAATCTGAAACTTGATAACATTTCCTGTAACAATGAGGCGAAGTATCCTCATCTTTCAAGTGTGAGGAATATATTTATTAGAGGCTCTACAGTACGTTATGTATATCTTAACAAAAGCATGGTTGACACAAACCTTCTCCAAGACGCCGCTAGAAGAGAAGCTATGAGCGAAAAGAAATAGCTCCTTTTTCTCCTAAAGAGGTTACGTTATTTAACGCATTAGCATGTATAATATTATAATCCTTCAATAAGATAAACGTTATTTACCGTGTCCCACGTTTAGTAGACGTTTTTCGCATTTGGCACGAGTGTGGCCAAGCTCTTTACAATACGAACAAGCAATTTTAACAGTCTTATGGCTCTTCCGTTGCTGTTTTGTACTTGTAATAGGTATTAAAGCATAGCGCTTTCCATCGCGTTCGATAATATCTATATCAGTTTTCAACTTTTCATTCAACGTTTCAGTATCCAATTTCGCTTTCCCTTGTAACCTGTCATCAAATAATGCGTTCATTAATTCTGTTAATTCGGCTAACTTCCTTTGATATTCTTCTTTGATCTTCTGTGCATGCTGCTGCCTATCAGTCAGCACTCTCATGAGCACCTCCATCGAAGGTAACGACTCTTTAGTGTTTCTGCTCGCCATAGCGATAAGTAAATCTAAGGACTATAC
Coding sequences:
- the GCG1 gene encoding gamma-glutamylcyclotransferase (Syntenic homolog of Ashbya gossypii AFR184C; Non-syntenic homolog of Saccharomyces cerevisiae YER163C); this translates as MTFQDGIWVVGYGSLIFKPPPHYTHRVPGTIQNYKRRMWQSSTDHRGTCDTPGRVATLVPCPKSITIVVAYFIPAKYAKLVKEYLDFREKEGYILHSVDVHLSPSESQKLELEQSFAKLPVDPLTCRPIVQSMVYIGVEGNSSYVGPEDIDLTASVVSKAVGPSGDNYEYLKLLYQSLEEIATSMNAALHEVEDEYLKSLFLATELKINQSFGTKDLIIAQPS
- the LSM2 gene encoding Sm-like protein LSM2 (Syntenic homolog of Ashbya gossypii AFR182C; Syntenic homolog of Saccharomyces cerevisiae YBL026W (LSM2); 1-intron in Ashbya gossypii); this translates as MLFFSFFKTLVDQEVTVELKNDIELKGTLKSVDQFLNLKLDNISCNNEAKYPHLSSVRNIFIRGSTVRYVYLNKSMVDTNLLQDAARREAMSEKK
- the IRC19 gene encoding Irc19p (Syntenic homolog of Ashbya gossypii AFR187C; Syntenic homolog of Saccharomyces cerevisiae YLL033W (IRC19)), which codes for MISDTLKPIVKTNKAIITSQYALYKNAGPYLLPNDFNEIPQNLQIKILYRRFFRLRPFVSTKEMIQSSYTNYIRNKFRENYALKRKIALGIDEPPSIDKDINSGVKTLAFVTKAVSLVDTKNNNGILEDNAICHKLLKNILSVEYHRSVQFKLPREYQILRISYEYLNSNFKRLEYKSLRNNDISIIQLNELLGTRL
- a CDS encoding uncharacterized protein (Syntenic homolog of Ashbya gossypii AFR181W; Syntenic homolog of Saccharomyces cerevisiae YER137C), producing the protein MASRNTKESLPSMEVLMRVLTDRQQHAQKIKEEYQRKLAELTELMNALFDDRLQGKAKLDTETLNEKLKTDIDIIERDGKRYALIPITSTKQQRKSHKTVKIACSYCKELGHTRAKCEKRLLNVGHGK
- the SNF6 gene encoding Snf6p (Syntenic homolog of Ashbya gossypii AFR185C; Syntenic homolog of Saccharomyces cerevisiae YHL025W (SNF6)) — translated: MAKRGRKPLNRGWRLQQQNGVHGHGQSQPILHQQKYERLRPQRLDPEQIGSSVHDESDTISFRNHLLENYILASEWIDVLTTQAVPISRVKKPNIYPEELRLQHLEEQLRMRREQLTLLEKKVEQLDTELDTSSQSVVLKECIHKLDQDIFCAETVDDIQKKFETHFGVTIRAGAVIMHRDKFKFPSQVGNKAPDNYWTEVYPQILDRNLQEEREKLELEQLEKERLQQEEDLHQQQLEEEERKRKQQEEEERQLLLQSEAAAVTVTATAAASDQQTGDAQQGSEMLDEMFNDIGTEPFNTGFDDAFGDFDNAFF
- the RIX7 gene encoding putative AAA family ATPase RIX7 (Syntenic homolog of Ashbya gossypii AFR188W; Syntenic homolog of Saccharomyces cerevisiae YLL034C (RIX7)), coding for MVKFKGSGKKVSLIQSLDNKVSDLIYRMLDEKSLAKQRNREQNTATCSDKSEDAFSDISLACDLQFNEVMGYVQSKDLSLQRVKKVILERTVDRVLKQVIEDEKNELGDIAHPEELESPSVEVGANEMIAVDTNDMNRSITKNWQVSSAPPTPNTIDTDGSIEKESKKNSAKKRPTKEASGKTKRQKMYEDRSPPTADLSSLGGMEDVVAQLMEVVGLPILHPEIFASTGVEPPRGILLHGPPGCGKTSIANALAGELQVPFISISAPSVVSGMSGESEKKIRELFEEAKSLAPCLVFFDEIDAITPKRDGGAQREMERRIVAQLLTSMDELSFEKTGGKPIIVIGATNRPDALDAALRRAGRFDREICLNVPNETSRIHILKKLTSRLKIDGNIDFVKLAKLTPGFVGADLKALATAAGTCAIKRIFQDYATVPDDSEMDLDTEPIQNQLKNTADIIEPLPLSTVQKFLRTFPEPLTDQQLQSLSIKYEDFLKALPTIQPTAKREGFATVPDVTWSNVGALSKIRIELNMAIVQPIKRPELYEKVGISAPAGVLLWGPPGCGKTLLAKAVANESRANFISIKGPELLNKYVGESERAIRQVFTRARASVPCIIFFDELDALVPRRDTSLSESSSRVVNTLLTELDGLNDRRGIFVIGATNRPDMIDPAMLRPGRLDKTLLIELPDETEKLDIIRTLLRSNGTPLSPDVDLAAIISDSRCRNFSGADLAALVRESSVSALKRKFFSSDEIHSVLDNNLEKEFDDLTVGVPSGDVLVTMQDFELALRKIKPSVSDRDRSKYNRLGKKMGWNDDVEFQGDGDKAEKNEPLDN
- a CDS encoding uncharacterized protein (Syntenic homolog of Ashbya gossypii AFR186W; Syntenic homolog of Saccharomyces cerevisiae YLL032C), whose product is MEQYIPLRTKVFRKPFQAVFYTQNNWRKFDEAGDAIFKLPTEEQYLAKREISKENIIEYHYLLKRDHFDEKELTSISGICVPVDTAMTPTLNKQLTELFESEELRGVDFVVSKTKIYPIKMSEQKPISYGYLIGEKNTLNTAHVQLTVLLQMHEGNVVEFVDLQSISFIPMIAGVQSLNLKNISTSFQTKVFLPNISGTPSTAPQVFLAGSVHALVLQAKTILNNMIRSIDGELYYSTLQNVSQVKLKYISSNYSKELNHLMMKYQTFIFLNTGKEEVEFQSSSTHLLEQVKKVFTMEILSDVSELQLIFHDGDYNTIEKPIPEALLDLSLKCNITLLVENDMQNFVFIGGTAKLERVLDWVSKNMQSNPVQVKYFVELDPSYKDFISGKKNGKISRIMDTTNVNINLDLQNGNGNMILTMFASDIKNAIIGQKLVSDELPSETSFFIPEAYHRPVIGTGGSVIQTIMRKHNVFIQFSNSFQLPQNKLAHIRYDNVVIRCPSKNRNEIIPAKEELNQLAQEYSEMQPKVQLKLTPGQYRYLLHHNENDKLSLADNIGIIERRTSTYIMFPFLEPKEGFLLEIRGNDNQATIAGRKLSESFGEELEITITNTLVDTVDLCNSIIVPFLAMDIIVTTSQQLIRFTYKEGNKSVTYALDILRDYLKKLNVTIMDKTFINSWIVGPTKSIHSPPTAESKKLTQLPNVCIQQYSYGYATL
- the GDI1 gene encoding Gdi1p (Syntenic homolog of Ashbya gossypii AFR183C; Syntenic homolog of Saccharomyces cerevisiae YER136W (GDI1)), giving the protein MDEDYDVIVLGTGLTECILSGLLSVEGKKVLHIDRQDHYGGESASVTLSQLYSKFKQNSLSKEEIEKKFGRDRDWNVDLIPKFLMANGELTNILVHTDVTRYVQFKQVSGSYVYNKGKVYKVPANEFEAISSPLMGIFEKRRMKKFLEWIGDYNKDDVKTHQGLDLDRNTMEEVYYKFGLGNSTKDFIGHAMALWTNDNYLHQPARQTFERIVLYVQSVARYGKSPYLYPLYGLGELPQGFTRLSAVFGGTYMLNTPVEKVLYDDDGKFTGIVTKEGKANAPLVIADPTYFPEKCKSTGQKVIRAICILNHPVANTSNADSCQIIIPQSQVGRKNDIYIAVVSDAHNVASKGYYLAIISTIIETDKPHIELEPAFKILGTIEERFMGIAEIFEPKEDGSKDNIYLSKSYDASSHFESMNDDVKDVYFRVTGQPLVLKKRADVEAEQ